Part of the Paenibacillus kyungheensis genome, TGGATGCAGAAGCTACCCGTTACCTTTCCAGTGTACAAGAATTATCTCAACAATACGGGATTCAAGCTCTGATAGAGACCCATCATCAGACGATTGCTGCTAGTGCTTCTGCGGCGTTACGTCTGGTCGAACATCTGGATCCACAGCATGTAGGTGTCTTATACGATCCCGGCAATATGGTACATGAAGGATATGAAAATTACCGGATGGGGCTTCAATTGCTAGGGCCTTATCTCGCTCATGTTCATGTCAAAAATGCAGCATGGATTCAGCAAGATCAGCAATGGCATTGTCAGTGGGCTCCTATGCTTGAAGGGATTGTGCCCTGGCAACAGATCATTAGCGATTTGCAAAGTGTAGGCTATGACGGTTATCTGGGTGTTGAAGATTTTAGCGAGCAAATGGATTCGTTTGAGATGTTATCGTATTTTGCCAGATCATTTCGTGAACTTGCCGGACAGTCTATCAAGGAGGGTCAACGATGAAAGATACATCTTCTACTATACGTGTAGGCATTATTGGTGTCGGGAATATGGGGAGTGCCCATGCTCGTACATTATTATCAGGGACGATTATCGGGGCAGAACTGGTCGCTGTCTGTGATATTCGCGAAATGATGCGTGATTGGGTGAGTGAACAGCTATCGCCGACTATTGCATTTTGGAGCAATGCCGAAGACATGCTCTCTTCTGGAACGGTAGATGCAGTGATTCTGGCGACTCCACATTATGATCATGCCAGACAAGCCGCACTCGCATTTGCCAGCGGTATTCATGTTCTTGTAGAAAAACCTGCTGGCGTATACACCAGACAAGTACGGGAAATGAACGAAGCGGCAGCAGCAAGTGGCAGTGTATTTTCGATTATGTACAATCAACGCACCAATCCGCTTTATATCAAATTAAAAGACTTGATTTCTTCAGGTGAATTAGGGGAGATCAGACGTCTGAATTGGATTATTACGAACTGGTATCGCTCGCAAAGTTATTACGATTCCGGTGGTTGGCGGGCAACATGGAGTGGTGAAGGCGGCGGTGTATTGATCAACCAATGTCCGCACCAACTTGATTTGTTGCAATGGACAACAGGGATGATGCCGACCCGAATACGTGCTTTTTGTCAGTTCGGTAAATATCGCAATATTGAAGTAGAAGATGATGTGACTGCCTATGCAGAGTATGAGAATGGCGCAACAGCCGTTTTTATTACAACTACAGGCGAATATCCGGGTAGTAATCGATTTGAAATTACAGGTGATCAAGGTAAAATCGTGATCGAAAACGATACGCTAACATTCTGGCGTTTACGTGAATCCGAAACGGCATTTAATCAAAATTATACAGGCAAGTTCGGACATCCTGAATGTTGGAAATGCGAGATTCCGATTGAAGGAATCGAGACTGGACATCCTGGCATTATACGCAATTGGATTGAAAGTATTCAGCATGGTACTCCATTGATTGCTCCCGGCGAAGAAGGGATTCGTGGTCTAAGTCTATCCAATGCGATGTATTTGTCGACATGGATCGATGATTGGGTAGAACTACCTGTGAGTGAAGAGCAATTTGAGCATGAGTTGGAGCAACGCAAACAGCAATCTTCTATTGCCAAGCCTGATTCTTCGGCAGATCAATTGCCTGCTGATCTAAGTGCTACTTATAAATAATAGAAACCAAACCAAGCTATCTTAAGGAGATTACGCTATGAAACATTCGCAAAAAGACGGTATGTTCTACGCACCAACTAGTGAATATCGATCCCAACCGGTCTGTGCACCCGATCAATGTCAAATTGCTGTGGCTGCACTGGATCACGGGCATATCTACGGAATGTGCGAAGGACTGATACAAGCCGGTGCTACGCTAAAATGGGTATACGATCCTGATCCGCTCAAAGTACAGCAATTTTGCAAGCAATTTCCTCAAGTGAGCGTTGCGCCAACCTTAGAACATATTTTACAAGATGAGAAGATTCTTCTGGTCGCTGCCGCTGCTATTCCAGCAGATCGGGGACCACTTGGCATAAAGGTGATGCAAGCCGGCAAAGATTATTTTACCGACAAAGCGCCTTTCACCACCTTAGAACAATTAACCCAAGCTAAAGTCGAAACTGTTCGTAGTGGACGCAAATATATGGTCTACTATAGCGAACGCCTGCATGTAGAAAGTGCTGTCTATGCAGAGCAACTTATTCAGCAAGGTGCTATCGGACAAATAGTGCAGGTTATGGGTACAGGCCCCCATCGCTTGCAAGCAACAAAGCGACCGGATTGGTTTTTTGAGCGTGAACGATATGGAGGTATTCTTTGCGATATTGGCAGTCATCAGATTGAGCAGTTTTTGACATTTACCGGCTCTACAGATGCGACAATTCAGCATAGTCGTGTCGCTAATTTTCATCATCAGCAGTATCCTGAACTAGAAGATTTCGGTGAAATTTCATTGCTAGGCAATAGTGGCGCTTCAGGATATATGCGTGTAGATTGGTTTACCCCTGAAGGTCTTAGCACATGGGGAGATGGACGTACAACGATTCTAGGGACAGACGGTTATATTGAACTGCGTAAATATGTAGATATTGCTCGGGATAACGCAGGTGATCATGTCTATCTTGTTAATCATGAAGGGGAATATCATTTTGAAGTTAAAGGTAAAGTAGGCTTTCCATTTTTCGGTCAATTGATTGTAGATGTCTTAGAACGAACCGAACATGCGATGACTCAAGAGCATGCGTTCAAAGCCGCTGAATTATGTCTACTCGCGCAACAGCAAGCATGGAAAAAAACAAACGCACTGCAAGGATTTAATACTGCTCCTTTGGCCAATCGTCTGTCCTAGCGCTCTCTGCCAGTGTTACAATGGAGTCAAGATCATCTGATGAATAGACCCCATTGCAGGAGGTATACTGGCAAGATGCCTAATACATTGCGCTTAGACCAGTCTGTGACTTATGGATATCGATCGGAAATGCCTTTTCAACCACCGACTGTAGACGGATTCCACTCTCATTTACATTATGAGATTTATTATTTTCATGCAGGCGTGTGCACCTACATTATAGGAGATCGTAGCTATGATCTGCGTCCGGGCGATGTGTTATTGATGCATGGTATGACTTTGCATCGCCCTCATCCTGCACCTGATCAACCATATATTCGCTCGATTTTGCATTTCGATCCAGCGGTGTTACACAATTATATTCAACCTGAACATATCTCGGAATTGCTGTATCCTTTTGAACATATCGGGAATTGTCGACTGTCTCTCAATCCAGAACAACAAGCAGAATGGGAGCAGTCGTTAGCTTATCTACAACAGATCGCTCCTCAGCCAAATGCAAAAGTATCTTTGCGATTTATAATGCGGATGTGTGATCTACTATCACTTCTTGCTGAACGTTGTAAGCAAGAACATATCACTTATGAACGCATCGGGAAATCAGGATATGCGCAAGCGATTCTGGATTATATCGAAGCCCATTATATGAACGATAT contains:
- a CDS encoding AraC family transcriptional regulator; the encoded protein is MPNTLRLDQSVTYGYRSEMPFQPPTVDGFHSHLHYEIYYFHAGVCTYIIGDRSYDLRPGDVLLMHGMTLHRPHPAPDQPYIRSILHFDPAVLHNYIQPEHISELLYPFEHIGNCRLSLNPEQQAEWEQSLAYLQQIAPQPNAKVSLRFIMRMCDLLSLLAERCKQEHITYERIGKSGYAQAILDYIEAHYMNDITLDDIADHLHLSKPYIASVFKQSTGTTVFKYLYNRRITQATLLLQYQSDLSITEASRLVGFKQLTHFSRLFKQMVGCSPEVYRARWLQDTINEH
- a CDS encoding Gfo/Idh/MocA family protein encodes the protein MKHSQKDGMFYAPTSEYRSQPVCAPDQCQIAVAALDHGHIYGMCEGLIQAGATLKWVYDPDPLKVQQFCKQFPQVSVAPTLEHILQDEKILLVAAAAIPADRGPLGIKVMQAGKDYFTDKAPFTTLEQLTQAKVETVRSGRKYMVYYSERLHVESAVYAEQLIQQGAIGQIVQVMGTGPHRLQATKRPDWFFERERYGGILCDIGSHQIEQFLTFTGSTDATIQHSRVANFHHQQYPELEDFGEISLLGNSGASGYMRVDWFTPEGLSTWGDGRTTILGTDGYIELRKYVDIARDNAGDHVYLVNHEGEYHFEVKGKVGFPFFGQLIVDVLERTEHAMTQEHAFKAAELCLLAQQQAWKKTNALQGFNTAPLANRLS
- a CDS encoding sugar phosphate isomerase/epimerase family protein, which codes for MKLSVFTVCTPDLTPEQLITAATQAGIDGIEWRFAAIPQDAQAEAPSFWRHNRCSIDPEHTEPSVSIIKQSVQQHQLESIALVPYLKCGDLDSTHHAFATASQLGASMMRVGVPMYDRSRHYRDLDAEATRYLSSVQELSQQYGIQALIETHHQTIAASASAALRLVEHLDPQHVGVLYDPGNMVHEGYENYRMGLQLLGPYLAHVHVKNAAWIQQDQQWHCQWAPMLEGIVPWQQIISDLQSVGYDGYLGVEDFSEQMDSFEMLSYFARSFRELAGQSIKEGQR
- a CDS encoding Gfo/Idh/MocA family protein, which produces MKDTSSTIRVGIIGVGNMGSAHARTLLSGTIIGAELVAVCDIREMMRDWVSEQLSPTIAFWSNAEDMLSSGTVDAVILATPHYDHARQAALAFASGIHVLVEKPAGVYTRQVREMNEAAAASGSVFSIMYNQRTNPLYIKLKDLISSGELGEIRRLNWIITNWYRSQSYYDSGGWRATWSGEGGGVLINQCPHQLDLLQWTTGMMPTRIRAFCQFGKYRNIEVEDDVTAYAEYENGATAVFITTTGEYPGSNRFEITGDQGKIVIENDTLTFWRLRESETAFNQNYTGKFGHPECWKCEIPIEGIETGHPGIIRNWIESIQHGTPLIAPGEEGIRGLSLSNAMYLSTWIDDWVELPVSEEQFEHELEQRKQQSSIAKPDSSADQLPADLSATYK